One part of the Macrobrachium rosenbergii isolate ZJJX-2024 chromosome 3, ASM4041242v1, whole genome shotgun sequence genome encodes these proteins:
- the LOC136850638 gene encoding aspartic and glutamic acid-rich protein-like gives MSTSRETPEGCASSVASEEGLVHQWFARASIYTTVHQQQLYFDTSDSLFLMGAPLSSLQAMLLIRPYFEDGAFGTSGRLRGRAMSSRKTFFEDETTFRDDIEDELEDDIEAELEDDFDFEDDIEDIRGWDDLEVEVHIALLEDNLEVDFEDDIEEDFEDELEDDFDYELEEDFEDDLEDDFEDDIEDVFEDELEEGFEDGFEDDLEDDFEHDLEVDFEDDQRNRVFPGFWRYFVRLKGRLEDDFEDELDDEFDYELEDELDDDFDYELEDDFEDDLEVDFEDDLEDDLEDNFEDDLEDVFEDELEDVFEDELEEDFEDDLEEDFEDDLEVDFEDDLVVDFEDDLPLLALS, from the exons ATGTCTACAAGCAGGGAGACACCTGAAGGTTGTGCTAGCAGTGTGGCTTCTGAAGAGGGACTAGTGCATCAATGGTTTGCCAGGGccagtatatataccacagtcCACCAGCAACAGTTGTActttgacacttctgacagcctcttcttaatgggtGCTCCATTGTCCTCCTTGCAGGCCATGTTGTTAATCCGGCCAT ACTTCGAGGACGGTGCATTTGGCACATCGGGAAGACTTCGAGGGCGAGCCATGAGCTCGAGGAAGACTTTCTTCGAGGACGAGACGACCTTTAGGGACGACATCGAGGATGAGCTCGAGGACGACATCGAGGCCGAGCTCGAGGACGACTTTGATTTCGAGGACGACATCGAGGACATTCGAGGATGG gacgacctcgaggttgaGGTGCACATAGCACTTCTCGAGGACAACCTCGAGGTCGATTTCGAGGACGACatcgaggaagacttcgaggacgagctcgaggacgacttcgattatgagctcgaggaagacttcgaggacgacctcgaggacgacttcgaggacgacatcGAGGATgtcttcgaggacgagctcgaggaggGCTTCGAGGACggcttcgaggacgacctcgaggacgacttcgagcaCGACCTCGaagtcgacttcgaggacgaccaaAGAAACCGAGTATTTCCTGGCTTCTGGCGTTATTTTGTTCGTCTGAAAG gacgactcgaggacgacttcgaggacgagctcgatgATGAATTCGATTATGAGCTCGAGGACGAGCTCGATGATGACTTCGATTATgagctcgaggacgacttcgaggacgacctcgaggttgacttcgaggacgacctcgag gacgacctcgaggacaacttcgaggacgacctcgaggacgtcttcgaggacgagctcgaggacgtcTTCGAGGATGAGCTCGAGGaggacttcgaggacgacctcgaggaggacttcgaggacgacctcgaggtcgacttcgaagACGATTTGgtggtcgacttcgaggacgacctcccaCTCCTAGCTCTCTCCTGA